The following coding sequences are from one Primulina eburnea isolate SZY01 chromosome 15, ASM2296580v1, whole genome shotgun sequence window:
- the LOC140815627 gene encoding uncharacterized protein translates to MAHTRKTNQNTSRVQGVDANHSRQEDAPPDLITMTPAELDKRINEAVEKAMTRREASHHDIPLEKEPEKEQEQQQELREEKKRGEVEESSAGSKSPTIVEEMLELKQKMKVLEGQLENRGTSRASVKGRPFAEAIIREPLPGNFKSAKVGTYDGNEDPEEHLARFENMAMLHCYTDRIKCKVFLTTLVDSAQRWFDGLAPLSIKSFDDFQKIFLHHFSSSKKYKKTAFSLFEVRQGPEENLRMYIKRFNKVALDVPTCAVETKTTAFTQGLKESEFFKSLTKKVPEDFEDLLSRAEKYINMEKAQRQKREAIRKERGDRASKPEERGPRRGNPGHFSQHVPLKIIREREVQECSRDPVPDHPLSQPERSGFCTRHGVCQHSTENCKALKRDYVPPTRQGYDQSIKRSRGPLWTPRPPMPNTRINARNSPRNAVGRRREPEPEKKRSSSPVAGLIKMISGGSTDGDSNRARKSRSRRECMEVEGSRRSEAVISFGPEDLKGVNMPHNDALVIQARVANYDILRVFVDSGSSVNVIFKDALAQMDLQGFKLEVVETALFGFAGHAVYPEGEIVLPLTLGSRDVKKTVMTTFTVVDSPSSYNIILGRPAMNELRAVASTYHQKIKFPVGSQVGEVRGDQPSSRKCYVKGIRADQDKSRKEGKKAKMGEVRGRMAEEGEVHFVAEEEQEAVEIGPGQQIRVARDLNISTRVSLIKCLKTNIHVFAWSQQELTGISSLISEHQLNILPGAHPIKQKKRHFGPEKDKVIDEQVKELLQAGHIREVQFPTWLSNVVLVPKATGKWRMCVDFWDLNKACPKDHYALPRIDQLVDFTSGFELLSFMDAYQGYHQIPLAKNDQEKASFITSGGTFCYVVMPFGLKNAGATY, encoded by the coding sequence atggctcaCACGAGGAAGACTAACCAGAATACTTCCCGGGTTCAGGGAGTTGACGCAAATCATTCGAGACAAGAGGATGCTCCTCCTGATCTTATTACTATGACTCCAGCGGAGTTGGATAAGCGTATTAATGAAGCCGTAGAGAAAGCTATGACTAGGCGGGAAGCTTCCCACCATGATATACCACTCGAAAAGGAACCAGAAAAAGAACAGGAGCAGCAGCAGGAATTGAGGGAGGAGAAGAAGAGGGGAGAAGTGGAGGAATCCTCTGCTGGATCTAAGTCACCAACGATAGTCGAGGAGATGTTGGAGTTAAAGCAGAAAATGAAAGTCTTGGAAGGACAGCTGGAAAATCGTGGAACTTCTCGAGCGTCTGTCAAGGGACGCCCGTTTGCCGAGGCAATTATTCGGGAACCTCTTCCCGGGAACTTTAAGTCTGCCAAAGTAGGAACGTATGATGGAAACGAAGATCCAGAGGAACATTTGGCCAGATTCGAGAATATGGCTATGTTGCATTGCTACACCGATAGGATCAAGTGTAAAGTGTTTTTGACTACGCTGGTAGATTCGGCTCAAAGATGGTTTGATGGGTTGGCTCCATTGAGTATTAAATCGTTTGACGATTTTCAGAAAATCTTCTTGCATCATTTCAGTAGCAGTAAAAAGTATAAGAAAACTGCTTTCAGTTTGTTCGAAGTAAGGCAAGGCCCGGAGGAGAATCTGAGAATGTATATTAAGAGATTTAATAAAGTGGCTTTGGATGTGCCTACTTGTGCGGTGGAGACAAAAACCACTGCCTTCACTCAAGGCTTGAAAGAGAGTGAGTTTTTCAAATCATTAACAAAGAAAGTGCCTGAGGACTTTGAAGATTTGTTATCTCGGGCAGAAAAATACATTAATATGGAGAAAGCCCAGAGGCAAAAGAGGGAAGCCATCAGAAAGGAAAGAGGGGACCGGGCATCTAAGCCCGAGGAGAGAGGACCAAGGCGGGGTAATCCAGGGCACTTTTCCCAGCACGTGCCTCTGAAAATTATCCGGGAGAGAGAGGTACAGGAATGCAGTAGGGACCCAGTTCCCGATCACCCGTTGTCTCAGCCCGAGAGAAGTGGATTTTGTACTAGGCACGGGGTATGTCAGCACAGTACggagaattgtaaggctttAAAGAGAGATTATGTTCCACCCACCAGGCAAGGATATGATCAATCGATCAAGAGGTCGAGAGGTCCACTCTGGACACCTCGACCACCAATGCCTAACACCCGGATAAACGCGAGAAATAGCCCGAGGAACGCTGTGGGTAGGAGGAGGGAGCCGGAGCCCGAGAAGAAAAGATCTTCCTCCCCTGTGGCGGGACTGATCAAAATGATTTCGGGAGGATCCACCGATGGAGATTCAAATCGAGCCAGGAAGTCGAGAAGTAGGCGGGAGTGTATGGAGGTGGAAGGATCTAGGAGGAGCGAGGCCGTGATCAGTTTTGGTCCGGAAGATCTAAAGGGAGTAAACATGCCACACAACGATGCTCTGGTCATCCAAGCCCGGGTGGCCAACTACGACATTTTGAGAGTTTTTGTGGATTCAGGCAGTTCAGTCAATGTGATTTTTAAAGATGCCTTAGCACAGATGGATTTGCAAGGGTTTAAGTTGGAGGTTGTGGAAACTGCCCTTTTTGGTTTTGCTGGACATGCGGTTTATCCAGAGGGAGAAATTGTTCTGCCACTCACTCTAGGCTCCCGAGATGTCAAGAAAACAGTCATGACCACCTTCACAGTGGTGGATTCCCCCTCATCTTACAATATCATTCTGGGGAGGCCGGCCATGAATGAGTTGAGGGCAGTAGCATCTACTTACcatcaaaagatcaaatttccAGTGGGCAGTCAAGTAGGAGAGGTCCGTGGAGATCAGCCTTCTTCCCGGAAATGTTATGTGAAGGGTATCCGGGCAGATCAAGACAAGTCTAGAAAGGAGGGGAAGAAAGCCAAGATGGGGGAAGTCAGGGGAAGGATGGCGGAGGAGGGGGAAGTACACTTTGTGGCAGAAGAGGAGCAGGAGGCTGTGGAGATAGGACCAGGCCAACAGATCCGGGTAGCTCGGGACCTCAATATATCTACCCGGGTcagtttaattaaatgtttaaagacTAATATTCATGTGTTTGCCTGGTCCCAGCAGGAACTAACAGGGATTTCATCCCTGATATCTGAGCATCAATTAAACATTCTCCCGGGAGCTCACCCGATCAAACAGAAGAAGAGACACTTCGGTCCCGAGAAAGACAAAGTTATTGATGAACAGGTGAAAGAGTTGCTGCAGGCCGGTCACATTCGGGAGGTACAATTTCCTACATGGCTCTCGAATGTGGTGCTGGTACCCAAAGCCACCGGGAAATGGAGAATGTGTGTTGATTTCTGGGACCTCAATAAAGCCTGTCCAAAAGATCATTACGCATTGCCCCGGATTGATCAGTTGGTGGATTTCACCTCAGGCTTCGAACTGCTCAGTTTCATGGATGCCTATCAGggatatcatcaaattcctTTGGCAAAAAATGATCAAGAGAAGGCCAGCTTTATCACctcgggaggtacattttgttatgtTGTAATGCCTTTCGGGTTGAAAAATGCAGGGGCCACGTATTAA
- the LOC140815626 gene encoding uncharacterized protein → MALALVVTARKLRPYFLSHPIIVLTNSPLGRIMTHSEVSGRMIKWNVELGEYDIEYKPRVAIKAQALSDFLSEMIQPAAEERWRVFVDGASCLAGCGVGVVIISPSGEKIKLAVKIDSRVTNNEAEYEAVLAGIRATREIGAARIILYSDSQLITQQIKGAYEVKDDRMLKYLHLIKAQAEVFVDWSIEQIPREENGEADALAKMAASLSEDRTREVLFISLVVLAIEEEEMLPVPEDSWMVPLIKFIRNGELPEEKARAQKIKRQPPRFVLLNNVLYRRSFQGPLLKCLSGKEVIYVLREIHEGCCGEHLGGTSLARKAMLAGFWWPTLHHDSARVVRTCEGCQHHSNFQHSPATPMKPIWASCPFDQWGMDIVGPFPVAQAQKKFLLVAVDYFSKWVEAEALAKITEREVLKFLWKNIVCRFGVPRRLISDNGRIIVQALKARLQGKGKDWVEELPSVLWAYRTTPRASTQETPFSLVYGSEAILPVEIGQTSARVESYPINNEDSRAVELDLLEEKRDQAMIRMEAYRVRVMKSYNKKVRVRDLQIGDLVMKKVNPAGDVGKLEARWEGPYKIIRRVSSGSFYLEDAQGKLLRRP, encoded by the exons ATGGCCTTGGCTTTAGTTGTGACTGCCCGGAAGTTGCGGCCTTATTTTCTGTCACATCCCATTATCGTCCTTACTAACAGCCCGCTGGGAAGAATTATGACTCATTCAGAAGTGTCCGGGCGGATGATTAAATGGAATGTGGAATTGGGGGAGTACGATATTGAGTACAAACCCCGGGTGGCCATAAAAGCGCAGGCTTTATCCGATTTCCTATCTGAGATGATTCAACCAGctgcggaagaaagatggagAGTGTTTGTGGATGGGGCTTCTTGCCTGGCTGGATGCGGAGTCGGAGTGGTGATAATATCCCCGTCGGGAGAGAAGATTAAGTTGGCAGTAAAAATTGATTCCCGGGTGACGAATAATGAAGCAGAGTATGAGGCTGTTCTAGCCGGTATCCGAGCTACCCGGGAGATTGGAGCGGCCAGAATTATATTGTACTCCGATTCACAGTTGATCACTCAGCAGATAAAGGGTGCGTATGAAGTCAAGGATGACAGGATGCTCAAATATTTGCACCTCATCAAAGCCCAGGCAGAAGTGTTCGTGGATTGGAGTATTGAGCAAATACCCCGAGAAGAAAATGGAGAGGCAGATGCCTTAGCAAAAATGGCTGCCTCTTTATCAGAAGATAGAACCCGGGAAGTTCTATTTATTTCCCTAGTAGTTTTAGCCATCGAAGAGGAAGAGATGTTGCCAGTACCAGAAGATTCGTGGATGGTTcctctgataaaattcatccGGAACGGTGAATTGCCCGAGGAGAAAGCTCGAGCACAGAAGATAAAAAGACAACCTCCCAGGTTTGTTCTCTTAAATAATGTTCTATACCGGAGatcattccagggaccattATTGAAGTGTTTGAGCGGGAAGGAAGTAATTTATGTTCTTCGAGAGATTCATGAAGGATGCTGTGGTGAGCATTTGGGAGGAACATCTTTGGCTCGAAAAGCGATGCTAGCCGGATTCTGGTGGCCGACTCTTCACCATGATTCCGCCCGAGTAGTCCGGACTTGTGAGGGATGCCAACATCATTCCAACTTTCAACACAGCCCAGCCACGCCTATGAAGCCTATCTGGGCATCTTGTCCCTTTGATCAATGGGGTATGGATATAGTGGGACCATTTCCGGTCGCCCAGGCTCAGAAAAAATTCTTGCTGGTGGCTGTTGATTATTTCTCTAAGTGGGTAGAAGCTGAGGCCTTGGCCAAAATCACCGAGCGAGAGGTTCTAAAGTTCCTATGGAAGAATATAGTCTGTCGTTTCGGCGTACCTCGGCGATTGATCTCAGATAATGGAAG AATTATTGTGCAAGCCTTAAAGGCCAGATTGCAAGGCAAAGGGAAGGACTGGGTAGAAGAATTACCCAGTGTACTGTGGGCATACAGGACTACTCCCCGGGCATCGACTCAAGAAACTCCGTTCAGCCTGGTATATGGATCCGAGGCTATCCTTCCTGTTGAAATTGGGCAAACATCTGCCCGAGTAGAATCTTATCCGATCAATAATGAGGATAGCCGTGCAGTGGAACTGGATCTTTTAGAAGAGAAGAGGGATCAAGCCATGATTCGGATGGAAGCATATCGAGTCCGGGTCATGAAATCCTACAATAAAAAGGTCCGAGTTCGAGATCTACAGATAGGGGACTTGGTTATGAAGAAGGTCAATCCGGCTGGGGATGTGGGCAAGCTGGAAGCTCGATGGGAAGGGCCTTACAAAATCATTAGGAGAGTTAGTTCAGGATCTTTTTATCTGGAAGATGCTCAGGGGAAGCTTCTTAGGAGACCTTGA
- the LOC140814121 gene encoding ferric reduction oxidase 7, chloroplastic-like has product MDEHSANEALLVQKEGLVNVSKKTPFFISSVKWTLRVVMWVIFIIWAAFVFMFPSDFVSHLLEKWILATDGTLFGVTGSIFMLFSAPILLMAFLAFAYLSISGEEQSHGKKASRYPGFRLKTFPLFVQGPFGVVSAAESIGIVIFITYVIWAFCKETSNNLNLVALLDLPSKEKCAWMLRHTGLRLGLIGLFCLIFLFLPVARGSILLRLVDIPFEHATRYHVWLGHLTMSLFTLHGIFYIIGWFIEGRLIHELLEWKNVGVANLAGVISLLAGLCMWITSLPGVRRLNFELFFYTHQLYVVFVVFLALHVGDFIFSFAAGAIFLFMLDRFLRFFQSRRTVDVLSARSFPCGTLELVLSKPANLHYNALSWIYLQVRELSWLQWHPFSVSSSPRDGKNHLAILIKVLGDWTAKLEGRIPTDDQKESEIEPLLQSSSRLTVSVEGPYGHESSHHLTYENLVLIAGGIGVSPFLAILSDVLHRINEGTPCLPKNIVIIWAVKTSNELPLLQTVDMESICPNFSDSLNLEILTYVTRESEPSLEEGSKIIEPVNSSTFASSKHHGISVLVGTGNIIWSGTYVVASTIGLIITVALLDIFYINPYNVSYWWYKGLLFLACMVVSTLIFGGLVICLWHIWERKTGINEYENTSENGNLQQTKPKLNKKSVQEQYSTTIRYGQRPDFRDVFESMSDRWGNVDIGVIVCGPPSLQTSVAKECRTQNLKRRGNDAIFHFNSHSFDL; this is encoded by the exons ATGGATGAACACTCAGCCAATGAAGCTCTTCTGGTCCAGAAAGAGGGTCTCGTTAATGTTTCCAAGAAAACGCCATTTTTCATTTCATCAGTGAAGTGGACCTTAAGAGTGGTAATGTGGGTGATCTTTATCATATGGGCTGCTTTCGTTTTTATGTTTCCATCTGATTTCGTGAGTCATTTGCTTGAAAAATGGATTCTGGCTACAGATGGAACTCTATTTGGAGTCACAG GAAGCATATTCATGCTGTTTAGTGCTCCTATTCTTTTGATGGCGTTTCTTGCCTTTGCATATCTTAGCATCTCCGGGGAAGAGCAAAGCCATGG GAAAAAAGCTTCAAGATACCCAGGCTTCCGCTTGAAGACGTTCCCTCTTTTCGTCCAAGGACCATTCGGGGTTGTTTCGGCAGCAGAGAGTATCGGAATTGTTATCTTTATTACATATGTCATCTGGGCATTTTGTAAAGAAACATCCAACAACCTCAATCTTGTAGCCTTGTTGGATTTGCCTTCCAAAGAGAAGTG TGCCTGGATGCTCAGACATACTGGCCTCCGCTTAGGGTTGATTGGATTATTTTGCTTGATCTTTTTGTTCCTCCCCGTTGCAAGGGGATCGATACTTCTTAGACTCGTAGATATCCCATTTGAGCATGCAACAAGATATCATGTTTGGCTAGGACACCTTACGATGTCGCTGTTTACTCTCCATGGCATATTCTATATAATCGGATGGTTCATCGAAGGCCGCCTCATCCATGAA CTTTTAGAGTGGAAAAATGTTGGTGTGGCCAATCTTGCGGGAGTGATAAGCCTTTTAGCTGGTCTGTGTATGTGGATAACATCACTACCTGGAGTGAGGCGGCTAAATTTTGAATTGTTCTTCTACACCCACCAATTATACGTGGTCTTCGTTGTCTTCTTGGCGCTTCATGTGGGAGATTTCATTTTCTCTTTTGCTGCTGGTGCCATATTCCTCTTTATGCTCGATCGGTTTCTTAGATTCTTTCAGTCTCGAAGGACAGTTGACGTGCTATCGGCTAGGTCCTTCCCTTGTGGAACTCTGGAACTTGTGCTTTCCAAACCAGCAA ATCTACACTACAATGCTCTTAGCTGGATTTATCTACAAGTTCGAGAGTTATCTTGGCTCCAGTGGCATCCTTTCAGTGTATCCTCTAGTCCTCGTGATGGAAAAAATCATCTTGCAATATTGATAAAGGTTTTAGGGGATTGGACGGCGAAACTTGAGGGACGAATTCCAACAGATGATCAAAAAGAATCTGAAATAGAGCCACTGTTACAATCAAGTTCTAGATTAACGGTTTCTGTAGAGGGGCCTTATGGTCATGAATCATCACACCACTTGAC GTATGAGAACCTCGTACTAATAGCAGGCGGTATAGGAGTTTCGCCTTTTTTGGCAATCTTGAGCGATGTTCTTCACCGTATCAACGAGGGAACACCGTGTCTGCCCAAGAATATAGTGATAATTTGGGCAGTGAAAACATCAAACGAGCTTCCACTTCTTCAGACCGTTGACATGGAGTCTATCTGTCCAAATTTCTCGGATTCTCTGAATCTTGAGATTCTAACCTATGTTACGCGAGAATCAGAACCTTCATTG GAAGAGGGTAGTAAGATTATAGAACCTGTCAATTCTTCCACTTTCGCGTCCTCCAAGCATCATGGAATATCTGTTTTGGTTGGCACTGGAAACATAATATGGTCAGGGACATATGTTGTGGCATCTACAATCGGTCTCATTATAACTGTGGCCTTGTTAGATATTTTTTACATTAATCCTTACAATGTTTCCTACTGGTGGTATAAAGGGCTTCTCTTTCTAGCGTGCATGGTGGTCAGTACGCTAATTTTTGGTGGtcttgtgatttgtttatggcATATCTGGGAGAGAAAAACAGGTATCAACGAATACGAGAACACCAGCGAAAATGGTAATTTACAACAAACCAAACCGAAACTTAACAAGAAATCTGTTCAAGAACAATACTCTACCACCATCCGGTATGGTCAGAGACCAGACTTCAGAG ATGTTTTTGAATCGATGTCTGATCGTTGGGGGAACGTTGATATAGGCGTCATCGTATGTGGCCCTCCATCACTTCAGACCAGTGTTGCCAAAGAGTGCAGGACACAAAATCTCAAGAGGAGAGGAAATGATGCCATATTCCATTTCAATAGCCACAGCTTTGATCTCTAG